In Halomonas alkalicola, the following proteins share a genomic window:
- a CDS encoding Y-family DNA polymerase produces the protein MIGLIDCNNFYVSCERAFQPRLEGVPVGVLSNNDGCVIARSNELKALDVAMGTPAFELQPLLRQRRIVLLSSNYELYGDMSSRVQQVLEEFSAGVEPYSIDEMFVRFDGFAPEQMHRHAQELFTKVRRFTHIPVSVGVAPTRTLAKLANRAAKKLPGYGGVCVLRTGSETYEPLLRQVELGDVWGAGRRLVERLALMGVQSAWDLAQADPKQIRLRFSVTLERTCLELKGIPCIEMNDPGEARQRIMTSRSFGRMTDNREEVHQAIRQFAQRSAEKLRGQESLARAVYVFLKTNRHRPDLPQYSPSVMVELPCPTDDSRDVLQAASQAFAAIYRPRYRFVKAGVMLVDLVDANRAQLSLLDTPDSKAQRDCSDRLMATLDALNHKMGRGTVTFGRASPKAAWQLRCANRTPRWTTRWNELPRLG, from the coding sequence ATGATCGGATTGATCGACTGCAACAACTTCTACGTCAGCTGCGAGCGGGCCTTCCAGCCGCGGCTGGAGGGCGTGCCCGTGGGCGTGCTCTCCAACAACGATGGCTGCGTGATCGCCCGCTCCAACGAGCTCAAAGCGTTGGATGTGGCCATGGGCACACCTGCCTTCGAGCTGCAGCCACTGCTCCGCCAGCGGCGCATCGTGCTGCTGTCTTCGAACTATGAGCTCTATGGGGATATGTCCTCCCGGGTGCAGCAGGTGCTAGAGGAGTTCTCTGCCGGCGTGGAGCCCTACTCCATCGACGAGATGTTCGTGCGCTTCGACGGCTTTGCTCCTGAGCAGATGCACCGTCACGCCCAGGAGCTGTTCACCAAAGTACGGCGCTTCACGCATATCCCGGTCAGCGTGGGGGTTGCCCCGACGCGCACCCTGGCCAAGCTGGCCAACCGAGCGGCCAAGAAACTGCCGGGCTACGGCGGCGTCTGCGTGTTGAGAACCGGCAGCGAGACATACGAGCCGCTGCTGCGTCAGGTGGAGCTGGGAGATGTGTGGGGCGCCGGCCGCCGACTGGTGGAGCGCCTGGCGCTGATGGGCGTACAAAGCGCCTGGGATCTCGCCCAGGCCGACCCCAAGCAGATTCGCCTGCGCTTCTCGGTCACCCTGGAGCGCACCTGCCTGGAGCTGAAGGGCATTCCCTGCATCGAGATGAATGATCCTGGTGAAGCCCGTCAGCGCATCATGACGTCACGCTCCTTCGGGAGGATGACCGACAACCGAGAGGAGGTTCATCAGGCCATCCGGCAGTTTGCCCAGCGCAGCGCCGAGAAGCTGCGCGGGCAGGAGAGCCTGGCCCGTGCCGTCTACGTCTTCCTGAAGACCAATCGCCACCGCCCTGACCTGCCACAGTACTCGCCCAGCGTCATGGTGGAGCTGCCCTGCCCCACCGACGACAGCCGCGACGTCCTGCAGGCGGCTAGCCAGGCGTTCGCGGCCATCTACCGGCCCCGCTACCGCTTCGTGAAGGCCGGCGTGATGTTGGTTGATCTGGTGGATGCCAACCGGGCTCAGCTGTCGCTGCTGGACACTCCTGACAGCAAGGCTCAGCGCGATTGTAGCGACCGCCTGATGGCGACGTTGGATGCGCTCAACCACAAGATGGGGCGCGGCACCGTGACCTTCGGGCGCGCCTCGCCCAAGGCTGCTTGGCAGCTGCGCTGCGCCAACCGCACGCCGCGCTGGACCACGCGCTGGAACGAACTGCCGCGGCTGGGCTGA
- a CDS encoding type I restriction endonuclease subunit R, with translation MTARLTPNTTELYASHIPALATLINAGWSYLPPAQVGELRRSNREVVLKPLLEAYLRQHRFEYRGECYPLSADGVQQVVNGVLSLGLGEGLMVANQRLHERLTLGVTITEFMPNGQKHAVTVPLVNWQDVEVNDFQITEEFEVLSVHGTHTRRPDLVGFLNGIPVVVIEAKQAASGNPNKSMIDEGVSQTLRNQKVDEIPLLFAYSQLVMAISLTDGRYATTGTPAKFWMRWVEEQIPEVTFERLKNQPLPETTRQALFDDKPPSVRAHFEALWSKPVLPTEQDRMLISLLRPDRLLKVIRFYLLFSKGKKIVARYPQFFAIEALIEQITQFSPDGSRQGGVVWHTTGSGKSFTMVFLSQALILHQALKACRVLVVTDRVDLEKQLSNTFAEGGALGLQSVGGGQIANRARASSGRELAREIGQGNQRVLFTLIDKFRSAVKHPECYNPSENFLVLVDEGHRSHGGENHVRMRNALPGASFIAFTGTPLIKRDKTTTAERFGPIVHAYTMRKAVDDGTVTPLLYEERRPELDINEASIDAWFDKITLGLSDEQKADLKKKYAKRGAIYGAKRRIQLIAWDISLHFERHIKQYRNGLKAQLACDSKLSAIRYKQELDEIGKVTSRVVISSPDTREGHESIDEATLPEVQQWWKANVPGDAEAYERKAIEEFGADGEPDLLIVVDKLLTGFDEPRNGVLYIDKPLKGHNLIQAIARVNRLHEEKPFGLLVDYRGILKELDTAIQDYQDLEEQTQGGYDIEDIEGLYHNVDTEYKRLPGLHERLWRFFAEVENTADQEAFRRVLMPHYEQDEDGHDVDVRQALREDFYAALTEFGMCLKLALSSQSFFQDKSFSEATVSAYKRDLRWFVKLRQIARQDAQETVDYSTYEKQIRKLVDSDVTGLEVRSGPGLYAVEQLGQQPEEEWSDEKARNEADRIRTRTKKTIEQELGDDPYAQKVFSELLRQAIQEADALFDFPGKQYALLKEVEEQVRERNLPSIPAALKDNAHARAYYGVFRLQLGEIAFETMPEEEHQALVDEALAIDALVDQQVAMNTLNPQDIEAGIRRELLPSLFKRFGLEQAKAIIDDVIQIVRVGRQRG, from the coding sequence GCGAGGGTCTGATGGTGGCCAACCAGCGCCTGCACGAGCGCCTGACCCTGGGCGTGACCATCACCGAGTTCATGCCCAACGGCCAGAAACATGCGGTCACGGTGCCGCTGGTGAACTGGCAAGACGTCGAGGTCAACGACTTCCAGATCACCGAGGAATTCGAGGTGTTGTCGGTCCACGGCACCCATACGCGGCGCCCCGACCTGGTGGGCTTTCTCAACGGTATTCCGGTGGTGGTGATCGAGGCCAAGCAGGCGGCCTCCGGCAACCCCAACAAGTCGATGATCGACGAGGGGGTCAGCCAGACCCTTCGTAACCAGAAGGTCGACGAGATTCCCCTGCTGTTCGCCTACAGCCAACTGGTGATGGCAATCAGCCTGACCGACGGACGCTACGCCACCACTGGCACCCCGGCCAAGTTCTGGATGCGCTGGGTAGAGGAGCAGATCCCGGAGGTGACGTTCGAACGCCTCAAGAATCAGCCGCTACCGGAAACCACTCGGCAGGCGCTGTTCGACGACAAGCCCCCCAGCGTGCGCGCGCACTTCGAGGCGCTATGGAGCAAGCCAGTGCTCCCCACCGAGCAGGACCGCATGCTGATCAGCCTGCTGCGCCCCGACAGGCTGCTGAAGGTCATTCGCTTCTACCTGCTGTTCAGCAAGGGCAAGAAGATCGTCGCTCGTTATCCGCAGTTCTTCGCCATCGAGGCGCTGATCGAGCAGATCACCCAGTTCTCGCCGGACGGCAGCCGCCAGGGCGGGGTAGTGTGGCATACCACCGGCTCGGGGAAGTCGTTCACCATGGTGTTCCTCAGCCAGGCGCTGATTCTGCATCAGGCGCTCAAGGCGTGCCGAGTGCTGGTGGTCACCGACCGGGTCGACCTGGAGAAGCAGCTCTCCAATACCTTCGCCGAGGGCGGCGCTCTGGGCCTGCAGAGCGTAGGGGGCGGGCAGATCGCCAACCGGGCGCGGGCCAGCAGCGGGCGCGAGCTGGCCCGGGAGATCGGCCAGGGCAACCAGCGCGTGCTGTTTACCCTGATCGACAAGTTCCGCTCGGCGGTGAAGCACCCGGAGTGCTACAACCCCAGCGAGAATTTCCTGGTGCTGGTGGATGAAGGGCACCGCAGCCACGGCGGCGAGAACCATGTGCGCATGCGCAACGCCCTGCCGGGGGCCTCGTTCATCGCCTTCACCGGCACGCCGCTGATCAAGCGCGACAAGACCACCACGGCGGAGCGCTTCGGCCCCATCGTGCACGCCTACACCATGCGCAAGGCGGTGGATGACGGCACCGTCACGCCGCTGCTCTACGAGGAGCGCCGCCCCGAGCTGGATATCAACGAGGCTTCCATCGATGCCTGGTTTGACAAGATCACCCTGGGGCTCTCCGACGAGCAGAAGGCGGACCTCAAGAAAAAGTACGCCAAGCGGGGTGCCATCTACGGCGCGAAGCGACGTATCCAGCTGATTGCCTGGGACATCTCGCTGCATTTCGAGCGGCATATCAAGCAGTACCGAAACGGCCTCAAGGCCCAGCTGGCCTGCGACAGCAAGCTCTCGGCGATTCGCTACAAGCAGGAGCTGGATGAGATCGGCAAGGTGACCTCCCGGGTCGTGATCTCCTCGCCGGATACCCGTGAGGGGCACGAGAGTATCGATGAGGCCACGCTGCCCGAGGTGCAGCAGTGGTGGAAGGCTAACGTCCCCGGTGATGCCGAGGCCTATGAGCGCAAGGCCATCGAGGAGTTCGGCGCCGATGGCGAGCCCGACCTGCTGATCGTGGTCGACAAGCTGCTGACCGGCTTCGACGAGCCCCGCAACGGGGTGCTCTACATTGACAAGCCGCTCAAGGGGCACAACCTGATCCAGGCCATTGCCCGGGTGAACCGGCTGCACGAGGAGAAGCCCTTCGGGCTGCTGGTCGACTACCGTGGCATCCTCAAGGAGCTGGATACCGCCATTCAGGACTACCAGGACCTGGAAGAGCAGACCCAGGGCGGCTACGACATCGAGGATATCGAGGGCCTCTACCATAACGTCGACACCGAATATAAGCGCCTGCCCGGTCTGCACGAGCGGCTGTGGCGCTTTTTCGCCGAGGTCGAGAACACCGCCGATCAGGAGGCGTTCCGGCGCGTGCTGATGCCCCACTACGAGCAGGACGAGGACGGGCATGACGTCGACGTGCGCCAGGCGCTACGCGAGGACTTCTACGCGGCGCTGACCGAGTTCGGCATGTGCCTGAAGCTCGCCCTGTCGTCGCAGAGCTTCTTCCAGGACAAGTCGTTTTCCGAGGCCACCGTCAGCGCCTACAAGCGCGACCTGCGCTGGTTCGTCAAGCTGCGCCAGATCGCTCGCCAGGACGCCCAGGAGACGGTCGACTACTCCACCTACGAGAAGCAGATCCGCAAGCTGGTGGACAGCGACGTGACCGGCCTTGAAGTGCGCAGCGGTCCCGGCCTCTATGCCGTCGAGCAGCTGGGCCAGCAGCCGGAAGAGGAGTGGAGCGACGAGAAGGCCCGCAACGAGGCCGACCGCATCCGCACCCGCACCAAGAAGACCATCGAGCAGGAGCTGGGGGATGACCCCTACGCCCAGAAGGTATTCTCCGAGCTGCTGCGCCAGGCGATCCAGGAGGCCGATGCGCTCTTCGATTTCCCGGGCAAGCAGTATGCCCTGCTCAAGGAGGTCGAGGAGCAGGTGCGCGAGCGCAACCTGCCAAGCATTCCCGCCGCTCTCAAGGACAACGCCCATGCTCGGGCCTACTACGGCGTGTTCCGACTGCAGCTGGGCGAAATCGCGTTCGAGACCATGCCGGAGGAGGAGCATCAGGCGCTGGTAGATGAAGCGCTGGCCATCGATGCCCTGGTCGACCAGCAGGTGGCCATGAACACTCTCAACCCCCAGGACATCGAGGCAGGGATCAGAAGGGAGCTGCTTCCTTCGCTGTTCAAGCGCTTCGGCCTGGAGCAGGCCAAGGCAATCATCGATGACGTGATCCAAATCGTGCGGGTAGGGCGGCAGCGCGGATGA
- a CDS encoding M48 family metallopeptidase, with the protein MSEIHHANGHEQAQHAVRYGARSLPFYWTQLDTAATPRPRKAVIHVHPNGEVEVQTPSGTSLAEAKRALLKRARWVVEHLDAIHERQRHVLPRDYVSGETLFYLGRHYVLKCVPSEEERHVKLLRGQIRVTGADLARERVRSELRAWYRQRANDVFQRRLNHVAERLRWLQERPEWRLLEMKTQWGSCSPGGSILLNPHLVKAPTECIDYVILHELCHLEEHNHSQRFYDLLGYAMPRWEAVKHRLDGMSELLLNE; encoded by the coding sequence ATGAGCGAGATCCACCATGCAAACGGCCATGAGCAGGCGCAGCACGCCGTGCGCTATGGAGCGCGGTCGCTACCTTTTTACTGGACCCAGCTGGATACCGCGGCAACGCCTAGGCCCCGCAAGGCGGTGATTCACGTGCACCCCAACGGCGAGGTCGAGGTGCAGACGCCCAGCGGTACCTCGCTTGCCGAGGCCAAGAGAGCCCTGCTCAAGCGTGCCCGCTGGGTGGTAGAGCACCTGGATGCCATTCATGAGCGTCAGCGTCACGTGCTGCCGCGCGACTATGTCAGCGGCGAGACACTCTTCTACCTGGGCCGTCACTATGTGCTCAAGTGCGTGCCCAGCGAGGAAGAGCGCCACGTTAAGCTGCTGCGCGGGCAGATCCGCGTGACGGGCGCTGACCTGGCCCGGGAGAGGGTCAGGAGTGAACTGCGTGCCTGGTACCGGCAGCGTGCCAATGACGTCTTCCAGCGGCGCCTGAATCACGTCGCAGAGCGGCTACGCTGGCTGCAGGAGCGACCCGAGTGGCGGCTGCTGGAGATGAAGACCCAGTGGGGCAGCTGCTCCCCCGGGGGCAGCATCTTGCTCAATCCGCACCTGGTGAAGGCACCCACCGAGTGCATCGACTACGTCATCCTCCATGAGCTCTGTCACCTGGAAGAGCACAACCACAGCCAGCGCTTCTACGACCTGCTCGGCTACGCCATGCCGCGCTGGGAGGCCGTGAAGCACCGGCTGGATGGGATGTCGGAGCTGCTGTTGAATGAGTGA
- a CDS encoding LexA family protein, translating to MTHAKLIPADPAPPAQPLPFPLPLTRAGLSGFPSPAQDYEGRTLDLNERLVKRPASTFFMTVTGDSMEALGITEGDLLGVDSAIEPRPGHILVATVEGELVVKRYELIGNRPYFTSANPAYRPIPAADLECQAWGVVRAVVHEYTV from the coding sequence ATGACACACGCCAAGCTCATCCCCGCGGATCCGGCGCCGCCGGCACAGCCGCTGCCCTTCCCTCTGCCCCTCACGCGGGCCGGGCTGTCGGGCTTTCCGAGCCCTGCCCAGGACTATGAAGGGCGCACGTTGGACCTCAACGAGCGGCTGGTGAAGCGGCCGGCGTCGACATTCTTCATGACAGTCACCGGCGACAGCATGGAGGCGCTGGGCATCACAGAGGGCGACCTGCTGGGGGTCGATAGCGCCATCGAGCCGCGCCCCGGGCACATTCTGGTCGCCACGGTGGAAGGGGAGCTGGTGGTGAAACGCTACGAGCTGATCGGCAACCGCCCCTACTTCACCTCGGCGAACCCCGCCTACCGCCCCATCCCCGCTGCGGACCTGGAGTGCCAGGCCTGGGGCGTGGTGCGCGCGGTGGTTCACGAGTACACCGTCTAG